The following proteins come from a genomic window of Legionella cherrii:
- the djlA gene encoding co-chaperone DjlA has translation MSLRDFFIISTWWGKIIGAFFGYLIAGSTGAIFGLLVGNFFDRGLYNYFSNPHWLYYAEKREVIQKIFFDATFSIMGHLAKADGRVTEQELDMARLFMDEMRLNNEQKKRAKHLFNEGKQPKFNLDAMLDELKKTCKDNRDLLRLFIDIQYRAAQADGLDAKKIQVLDKIFSRLGFAPLHNQYRFYEDFGTSYSSESQNSSKQQSEQSQQSYSSSHSYSSYSRYNYQPTKTNMDYAYALLEVSPDASKQEVKKAYRRLLSRNHPDKLIAQGLPQEMIKMANEKTQKIVKAYELICTSKGW, from the coding sequence ATGTCTCTTCGGGACTTCTTTATCATCTCAACCTGGTGGGGAAAAATCATTGGCGCATTTTTCGGCTATTTAATCGCCGGTTCTACAGGGGCAATTTTCGGCCTCTTGGTGGGTAACTTTTTTGATCGCGGTTTGTACAACTATTTTTCCAACCCTCATTGGTTGTATTACGCTGAAAAACGTGAAGTAATCCAAAAAATCTTTTTTGACGCCACCTTTTCGATTATGGGGCATTTAGCCAAAGCAGATGGTCGCGTTACAGAACAAGAACTGGATATGGCGCGTTTATTCATGGACGAAATGCGTTTGAATAACGAACAAAAAAAGCGGGCAAAGCATTTATTTAATGAGGGCAAACAACCCAAGTTCAATCTTGATGCAATGCTTGATGAGTTAAAAAAAACCTGTAAGGATAACCGAGACTTATTACGGTTATTTATTGATATTCAATATCGTGCAGCACAAGCAGATGGACTTGATGCCAAGAAAATCCAAGTACTGGATAAAATTTTTTCCAGGCTCGGCTTTGCCCCCCTTCACAATCAATATCGCTTTTATGAAGATTTTGGCACAAGTTATTCATCCGAGTCACAAAATAGCAGCAAGCAACAATCAGAACAATCGCAACAATCCTATTCCTCATCCCATTCGTACTCATCCTACAGCAGATATAATTATCAACCGACTAAAACAAACATGGATTATGCTTATGCTCTTTTGGAAGTATCACCGGATGCCAGCAAGCAAGAAGTGAAAAAAGCGTATCGACGTTTATTAAGCCGCAACCATCCCGACAAATTAATTGCGCAAGGCTTACCACAGGAAATGATTAAAATGGCAAATGAAAAAACCCAGAAGATTGTGAAAGCTTATGAATTAATTTGCACCAGTAAAGGATGGTAA
- the waaA gene encoding lipid IV(A) 3-deoxy-D-manno-octulosonic acid transferase: protein MRFFYSFLMYLLTPFILVRLLWKGRSLPAYRERILERFFLAKQEYKPVDVWIHAVSLGEVIAAIPLIDAMLDKNWSLFVTTMTPTGSERVQARFGNKVTHQYLPYDLPGILKRFFKQIQPRVGVIMETELWPNLIYQARAAKVPLLLANARISDDSLNGYKKIKFLIKPILNQFSAILAQGEEDARRYITLGARKEIVHVLGNMKFDLQTNTIDSKRFSDLKSHWGAERIAVIAASTHENEEAQLLSHLKRLQQAIPGVIFLIAPRHPERFQTVYQLCLQSGFKTGLRSDLNTLSPENEIVVLDSLGELLGLYQISDYAFVGGSLVPVGGHNVLEPIAMNVPVLSGSQVHNFKAICNDLKSAQGILLVQQANEVIDGIIKLHTDPSFRQQMIKNANAVFEKNKGSVMRHLQQIEGVI from the coding sequence ATGCGATTTTTTTACTCTTTTTTGATGTATTTGCTTACTCCTTTTATTCTAGTCCGTTTATTGTGGAAAGGAAGAAGCTTACCTGCCTATAGGGAACGTATATTAGAACGTTTTTTTCTTGCGAAACAGGAATATAAACCGGTTGACGTCTGGATTCACGCCGTTTCTTTGGGGGAGGTTATTGCGGCTATTCCATTGATTGATGCGATGTTGGATAAAAATTGGTCTTTATTTGTGACCACGATGACGCCAACAGGTTCTGAGCGCGTACAAGCACGTTTTGGTAACAAGGTAACACATCAATACCTGCCCTATGATCTTCCCGGCATACTGAAACGCTTCTTTAAACAAATTCAGCCTCGGGTAGGTGTGATTATGGAGACTGAGTTATGGCCGAATTTAATTTATCAAGCACGGGCAGCAAAAGTGCCGTTACTGCTCGCTAATGCACGGATTTCGGATGATTCATTAAATGGCTATAAAAAGATCAAATTTCTAATTAAACCGATTTTGAATCAATTCTCTGCTATTTTGGCGCAAGGTGAAGAGGATGCGCGACGTTATATCACCTTAGGAGCAAGAAAGGAGATAGTGCATGTTTTAGGAAATATGAAATTTGACCTGCAAACTAATACAATCGACAGCAAACGTTTTAGTGATTTGAAAAGTCATTGGGGAGCTGAGCGGATAGCGGTGATTGCAGCCAGTACCCATGAGAATGAAGAAGCACAACTTTTATCTCATTTAAAACGATTGCAACAAGCAATTCCTGGCGTGATTTTTTTAATAGCTCCACGTCATCCAGAACGTTTTCAAACCGTATATCAATTGTGCCTTCAATCAGGATTTAAGACTGGGTTACGTTCTGATTTAAATACCTTAAGCCCGGAAAATGAAATTGTGGTATTAGACAGCTTGGGTGAGCTTTTAGGTTTATATCAAATCAGTGACTATGCTTTTGTTGGTGGCAGCTTGGTTCCGGTTGGTGGGCATAATGTATTAGAACCCATCGCGATGAATGTCCCGGTGTTAAGTGGCAGCCAGGTTCATAATTTTAAAGCCATTTGCAATGATCTAAAGTCAGCCCAGGGTATCCTATTAGTACAACAAGCAAATGAAGTAATTGACGGAATCATTAAGTTGCATACGGATCCCTCATTTCGTCAGCAGATGATTAAAAATGCTAATGCGGTTTTTGAAAAAAATAAGGGATCGGTCATGCGGCATTTACAGCAAATTGAAGGGGTGATTTAG
- the dksA gene encoding RNA polymerase-binding protein DksA translates to MIEQLIDKNNERRQNVKNDAIGSMGITPYKETPGEEYMNENQLAHIEKILLAWRQSLMEEVDRTVTHMKDEAANFPDPSDRASQEEEFSIELRTRDRERKLIKKIEDALERLRNEDFGYCEACGIEIGLKRLEARPTATLCIDCKTLSEIKEKQNQGS, encoded by the coding sequence ATGATCGAACAATTAATTGATAAAAACAATGAGAGACGACAGAACGTGAAAAACGACGCAATAGGTAGTATGGGTATCACCCCCTACAAGGAAACCCCAGGTGAAGAATATATGAATGAAAACCAGTTAGCACATATTGAAAAAATATTGCTCGCTTGGCGTCAATCATTGATGGAAGAAGTTGACCGAACAGTAACGCACATGAAAGATGAAGCGGCTAATTTCCCTGATCCTTCAGACAGAGCGAGTCAAGAGGAAGAGTTCAGTATTGAATTGCGTACTCGTGATCGTGAACGTAAACTGATTAAGAAAATCGAGGATGCGTTAGAGCGCTTGCGAAATGAAGATTTTGGTTATTGCGAAGCATGTGGTATCGAAATTGGCCTTAAACGTTTGGAAGCAAGACCCACTGCGACTTTATGTATCGACTGTAAAACTTTGTCTGAGATTAAAGAAAAGCAAAATCAAGGCTCCTAA
- the prmC gene encoding peptide chain release factor N(5)-glutamine methyltransferase — MINIRTALGKTPDLETEILLCHVLNKTRTYLYAHPEKLLTPLQWETFQNLMAQRAQGTPIAYLTGEREFWSLNLKVNPHTLIPRHETERLVELALELIPNQPNTCVLELGTGSGAIALALAKERPNWNIVAGDISQEALNIAKENAQNHKIHNVSFYLSNWFDNIPQRPYHALVANPPYIAEHDPHLQQGDLRFEPRNALVSSQEGLGDLQCIIKQGHEYLLPGGLILLEHGYDQKLKVQAILNELQYKNVTCWQDIQGNDRVSGGWR; from the coding sequence ATGATTAATATTCGTACAGCTCTGGGAAAAACTCCAGATCTGGAAACAGAAATTTTACTCTGTCACGTTTTAAATAAAACCAGAACTTATCTCTATGCACATCCTGAGAAATTATTAACCCCGTTACAGTGGGAGACCTTTCAAAATTTAATGGCTCAAAGAGCCCAAGGGACCCCCATTGCCTATCTCACAGGAGAGCGTGAGTTTTGGTCGCTCAATTTAAAAGTTAACCCACACACGTTAATTCCGCGACATGAAACAGAGCGATTAGTTGAATTAGCCTTAGAGCTCATCCCCAATCAACCCAATACCTGTGTGCTTGAATTGGGTACAGGAAGCGGAGCAATTGCTTTGGCACTTGCTAAAGAAAGGCCCAATTGGAATATTGTTGCTGGAGATATCAGTCAAGAGGCCTTAAATATCGCAAAAGAAAATGCACAAAATCATAAAATACACAATGTCAGTTTTTATTTATCGAACTGGTTTGATAACATTCCACAAAGACCCTATCATGCCCTTGTTGCTAACCCTCCCTACATTGCAGAACACGATCCGCATTTACAACAAGGTGATCTGCGTTTTGAACCACGAAATGCTTTAGTGAGTAGTCAAGAAGGCTTAGGTGATCTACAATGTATTATTAAACAAGGTCATGAGTACCTTTTACCTGGTGGCCTGATCTTGCTGGAACATGGGTACGATCAAAAATTAAAAGTACAAGCTATACTTAATGAATTACAATATAAGAACGTAACCTGTTGGCAAGACATTCAGGGCAATGACAGAGTAAGTGGGGGTTGGCGATAA